One window of the Sparus aurata chromosome 7, fSpaAur1.1, whole genome shotgun sequence genome contains the following:
- the ptpdc1b gene encoding protein tyrosine phosphatase domain-containing protein 1 isoform X1: MDHGCFTGSAMTVDDHQTVPMAHGNTSGGALMEFFRAPRAKYTIVGEALRHAIPGHMQCSIGCGGQACKYDNPSFWSEAQQAVKGLYSSWVTDHLLAMSRPSTEIIEKYNIIDQFRRNGIKTVINLQIPGEHASCGNPLEPESGFSYRPEVFMENNIYFYNFGWSDYGVANLTTVLDMVKVMAFALQEGKIAVHCHAGLGRTGVLLACFLAYATRMTANQAILYVRAKRPNSIQTRGQLRCVREFVQFLAPLRSVFSCAAPRYNPVTLSQYLNRQRHILHGYERKELRHLPKIIQLVSRLLLDIAENRQVIEEDILEAPDIDDIEMNLSVIEQMGPEILAKEPRLPGTPTLPRHFNEPPIFYHRKSLSYSESDLRRLGSQLHLLTQPLTSLSQNIINPSEPALSAPQSQRCNSNSSEISHSSTGSLWQVKDVENQKGGSLLLRKVRQKTIQRSESVGHSEIPKKGSMLSRWKAEQREELAMNGMKRQGFKEDQTEKSDVPFITLQSELSLDARRLLVAQALAVDLFLEGEQDHKNRVLAWQTELNQGGGWERLCTERDPFILTGLMWAWLEQLKEPVISIQEAKALNPYNTDAQTILNTLDPAPKQTLKCILDCMAHMQEIPEEVEDAFLNRTIKAFTWMENNSEEESQVFESMTTVLRCVLEDMRLMGFGDDETP; the protein is encoded by the exons ATGGATCATGGCTGCTTTACAG GCTCTGCTATGACTGTGGATGACCACCAGACGGTTCCTATGGCACATGGAAACACAAGTGGGGGAGCTCTGATGGAATTCT TCAGAGCCCCCAGGGCGAAGTACACAATAGTGGGAGAAGCTTTACGCCATGCTATCCCCGGGCATATGCAATGCTCAATCGGATGTGGAGGTCAAGCCTGCAAGTATGACAACCCAAGTTTCTGGAGTGAAGCCCAACAGGCCGTAAAAGGCCTTTACTCATCCTG GGTTACTGATCATCTTCTCGCTATGTCCAGACCATCTACAGAAATCATTGAGAAGTATAACATCATTGATCAATTCAGAAG gAATGGTATTAAAACAGTGATCAACCTACAGATACCTGGTGAACATGCCAGCTGTGGAAACCCTCTGGAGCCAGAGAGTGGCTTCTCTTATCGCCCAGAGGTCTTCATGGAAAACAACA tttatttctATAATTTTGGATGGAGTGACTACGGAGTGGCCAACCTCACCACTGTTCTGGACATGGTGAAGGTCATGGCCTTCGCACTGCAGGAGGGAAAGATAGCCGTCCACTGTCATGCTGGTCTCGGAAGGACAG GTGTGCTGTTAGCATGTTTCCTGGCCTATGCTACCAGGATGACTGCTAACCAGGCTATTTTATACGTACGAGCCAAGCGCCCCAATTCCATCCAGACCAGAGGGCAGCTGCGTTGTGTCAGGGAGTTTGTCCAATTCCTTGCCCCTTTGAGGAGTGTGTTTTCCTGTGCTGCACCTCGATACAACCCTGTCACCCTGTCCCAGTACCTGAACCGCCAGAGACACATACTGCACGGCTATGAGAGGAAGGAGTTGAGGCACCTACCAAAGATTATCCAGCTAGTATCTCGGCTACTGTTGGACATTGCAGAGAATCGACAGGTGATTGAGGAAGACATTCTGGAGGCCCCTGATATCGATGACATCGAGATGAATCTCAGCGTCATTGAGCAGATGGGCCCTGAGATACTTGCAAAGGAGCCCCGTTTACCAGGTACACCCACCTTACCCAGACATTTCAACGAGCCACCCATCTTCTACCATCGAAAAAGTCTGAGCTACAGTGAGTCCGACCTGAGGCGTCTGGGCTCACAGCTCCACCTCCTCACACAACCCCTCACCTCCTTATCACAGAACATTATTAACCCATCTGAGCCTGCTCTCTCTGCACCCCAGTCTCAACGTTGCAATAGCAATTCATCTGAGATCTCACACAGCTCAACGGGCTCACTCTGGCAAGTCAAGGATGTAGAAAACCAAAAAGGTGGATCCCTTCTGCTGCGGAAAGTGAGGCAGAAAACCATCCAACGCAGTGAGTCTGTTGGACACAGTGAAATTCCAAAAAAGGGGAGCATGTTGTCCAGGTGGAAGGCAGAGCAGAGGGAAGAGTTAGCAATGAATGGGATGAAGCGTCAAGGTTTTAAAGAGGACCAAACAGAAAAGTCAGACGTGCCCTTTATCACACTGCAGTCAGAGCTGTCCCTGGATGCCCGGAGGTTGCTCGTAGCACAGGCCCTGGCAGTGGACCTATTTCTTGAAGGGGAACAAGATCACAAGAACAGAGTCTTGGCCTGGCAG ACAGAACTGAACCAAGGCGGTGGCTGGGAGAGGCTGTGTACGGAGCGGGATCCGTTCATCCTAACTGGGCTCATGTGGGCCTGGCTGGAGCAGCTCAAAGAGCCGGTCATCTCCATCCAGGAAGCTAAAGCCCTGAACCCATACAACACCGATGCACAAACCATCCTCAACACACTTGACCCG GCCCCTAAACAAACCCTTAAGTGCATACTTGACTGTATGGCACATATGCAGGAGATTCCTGAGGAGGTTGAAGATGCATTCTTGAATCGTACTATCAAGGCTTTCACCTGG ATGGAAAATAACTCAGAAGAAGAAAGCCAAGTGTTTGAGTCCATGACTACAGTCCTGCGTTGTGTCCTGGAGGACATGAGATTAATGGGCTTTGGAGATGATGAGACACCTTAG
- the ptpdc1b gene encoding protein tyrosine phosphatase domain-containing protein 1 isoform X2 yields the protein MTVDDHQTVPMAHGNTSGGALMEFFRAPRAKYTIVGEALRHAIPGHMQCSIGCGGQACKYDNPSFWSEAQQAVKGLYSSWVTDHLLAMSRPSTEIIEKYNIIDQFRRNGIKTVINLQIPGEHASCGNPLEPESGFSYRPEVFMENNIYFYNFGWSDYGVANLTTVLDMVKVMAFALQEGKIAVHCHAGLGRTGVLLACFLAYATRMTANQAILYVRAKRPNSIQTRGQLRCVREFVQFLAPLRSVFSCAAPRYNPVTLSQYLNRQRHILHGYERKELRHLPKIIQLVSRLLLDIAENRQVIEEDILEAPDIDDIEMNLSVIEQMGPEILAKEPRLPGTPTLPRHFNEPPIFYHRKSLSYSESDLRRLGSQLHLLTQPLTSLSQNIINPSEPALSAPQSQRCNSNSSEISHSSTGSLWQVKDVENQKGGSLLLRKVRQKTIQRSESVGHSEIPKKGSMLSRWKAEQREELAMNGMKRQGFKEDQTEKSDVPFITLQSELSLDARRLLVAQALAVDLFLEGEQDHKNRVLAWQTELNQGGGWERLCTERDPFILTGLMWAWLEQLKEPVISIQEAKALNPYNTDAQTILNTLDPAPKQTLKCILDCMAHMQEIPEEVEDAFLNRTIKAFTWMENNSEEESQVFESMTTVLRCVLEDMRLMGFGDDETP from the exons ATGACTGTGGATGACCACCAGACGGTTCCTATGGCACATGGAAACACAAGTGGGGGAGCTCTGATGGAATTCT TCAGAGCCCCCAGGGCGAAGTACACAATAGTGGGAGAAGCTTTACGCCATGCTATCCCCGGGCATATGCAATGCTCAATCGGATGTGGAGGTCAAGCCTGCAAGTATGACAACCCAAGTTTCTGGAGTGAAGCCCAACAGGCCGTAAAAGGCCTTTACTCATCCTG GGTTACTGATCATCTTCTCGCTATGTCCAGACCATCTACAGAAATCATTGAGAAGTATAACATCATTGATCAATTCAGAAG gAATGGTATTAAAACAGTGATCAACCTACAGATACCTGGTGAACATGCCAGCTGTGGAAACCCTCTGGAGCCAGAGAGTGGCTTCTCTTATCGCCCAGAGGTCTTCATGGAAAACAACA tttatttctATAATTTTGGATGGAGTGACTACGGAGTGGCCAACCTCACCACTGTTCTGGACATGGTGAAGGTCATGGCCTTCGCACTGCAGGAGGGAAAGATAGCCGTCCACTGTCATGCTGGTCTCGGAAGGACAG GTGTGCTGTTAGCATGTTTCCTGGCCTATGCTACCAGGATGACTGCTAACCAGGCTATTTTATACGTACGAGCCAAGCGCCCCAATTCCATCCAGACCAGAGGGCAGCTGCGTTGTGTCAGGGAGTTTGTCCAATTCCTTGCCCCTTTGAGGAGTGTGTTTTCCTGTGCTGCACCTCGATACAACCCTGTCACCCTGTCCCAGTACCTGAACCGCCAGAGACACATACTGCACGGCTATGAGAGGAAGGAGTTGAGGCACCTACCAAAGATTATCCAGCTAGTATCTCGGCTACTGTTGGACATTGCAGAGAATCGACAGGTGATTGAGGAAGACATTCTGGAGGCCCCTGATATCGATGACATCGAGATGAATCTCAGCGTCATTGAGCAGATGGGCCCTGAGATACTTGCAAAGGAGCCCCGTTTACCAGGTACACCCACCTTACCCAGACATTTCAACGAGCCACCCATCTTCTACCATCGAAAAAGTCTGAGCTACAGTGAGTCCGACCTGAGGCGTCTGGGCTCACAGCTCCACCTCCTCACACAACCCCTCACCTCCTTATCACAGAACATTATTAACCCATCTGAGCCTGCTCTCTCTGCACCCCAGTCTCAACGTTGCAATAGCAATTCATCTGAGATCTCACACAGCTCAACGGGCTCACTCTGGCAAGTCAAGGATGTAGAAAACCAAAAAGGTGGATCCCTTCTGCTGCGGAAAGTGAGGCAGAAAACCATCCAACGCAGTGAGTCTGTTGGACACAGTGAAATTCCAAAAAAGGGGAGCATGTTGTCCAGGTGGAAGGCAGAGCAGAGGGAAGAGTTAGCAATGAATGGGATGAAGCGTCAAGGTTTTAAAGAGGACCAAACAGAAAAGTCAGACGTGCCCTTTATCACACTGCAGTCAGAGCTGTCCCTGGATGCCCGGAGGTTGCTCGTAGCACAGGCCCTGGCAGTGGACCTATTTCTTGAAGGGGAACAAGATCACAAGAACAGAGTCTTGGCCTGGCAG ACAGAACTGAACCAAGGCGGTGGCTGGGAGAGGCTGTGTACGGAGCGGGATCCGTTCATCCTAACTGGGCTCATGTGGGCCTGGCTGGAGCAGCTCAAAGAGCCGGTCATCTCCATCCAGGAAGCTAAAGCCCTGAACCCATACAACACCGATGCACAAACCATCCTCAACACACTTGACCCG GCCCCTAAACAAACCCTTAAGTGCATACTTGACTGTATGGCACATATGCAGGAGATTCCTGAGGAGGTTGAAGATGCATTCTTGAATCGTACTATCAAGGCTTTCACCTGG ATGGAAAATAACTCAGAAGAAGAAAGCCAAGTGTTTGAGTCCATGACTACAGTCCTGCGTTGTGTCCTGGAGGACATGAGATTAATGGGCTTTGGAGATGATGAGACACCTTAG
- the fbxw12 gene encoding F-box/WD repeat-containing protein 12 yields MDPHQPHLISDCLIHVFTFLTDEDLISASSVCQDWHQAAETPWLWRRMCLQRWTFCNIAVLGSEGVNHSWKRYFLRRCHLEMKMTKGRTGGYTCKSLRGHTGRVVGFVYLKESSAQLPHLWNSSATVCSASADGTVRAWNIQNGEPLWCSPVQSPLTGIVSDEQHEVVITADSTGLIKTWQGQTGQEVASFSSGSPHSTLLQYSVNNNWFLTVGTSQGAVCTLADSALAKRSSVMVCDSFKVNILLVSPDKKWIMAGTKDNDDLSPKVIYTESLTSPSEDEDPLCQSVPVIGCQAAVFIPTQPARLAIIHHNERPNNKVLSVFDVSIKKTKYKSEIQVQQVESFPLTLNTRSSHIHLEAKDSNCLVLAADQELWVYSLKGALLASFKEHTLPISSMCVDSFRVVTASQDLSLRVLTWRNDGDRGLTLESRYNLLGGSHTMSRGFTHVACDYSSIVASVEGKDGKDVLKAYSFTS; encoded by the exons ATGGATCCCCACCAGCCGCACCTGATCAGTGATTGCCTTATCCACGTCTTCACGTTCCTGACAGATGAAGATCTGATCAGCGCCtccagtgtgtgtcag gaTTGGCACCAAGCTGCAGAGACTCCTTGGTTATGGAG GAGGATGTGTCTGCAGCGCTGGACCTTCTGTAACATCGCAGTCTTGGGTAGTGAAGGTGTGAATCACTCCTGGAAGAGATACTTCCTGCGACGTTGCCACCTGGAGATGAAGATGACGAAGGGACGCACAGGAGGGTACACCTGCAAGAGCCTCAGGGGACACACAG GCAGGGTGGTGGGCTTTGTGTACCTGAAGGAGAGCTCAGCTCAGCTCCCTCACCTCTGGAACAGCAGTGCCACAGTGTGCAGCGCCTCTGCTGATGGTACAGTCCGAGCATGGAACATCCAAAAT ggtgAACCCCTGTGGTGCAGTCCTGTGCAGAGTCCTTTGACAGGGATAGTAAGTGATGAGCAGCATGAAGTTGTTATCACAGCAGACTCCACAGGCCTCATCAAGACCTGGCAGGGTCAGACCGGCCAGGAGGTGGCCTCCTTCTCTTCCGGGTCTCCACACTCCACGTTACTACAGTACAGTGTCAACAACAACTGGTTTCTGACT GTCGGAACCAGTCAGGGGGCTGTGTGCACACTAGCTGATTCAGCTTTGGCTAAACGGTCCAGCGTAATGGTGTGTGACTCATTCAAAGTAAACATACTCCTAGTTTCACCTGACAAGAAATGGATCATGGCTGGAACCAAGGACAATGATGACTTAAGTCCAAAG GTGATTTACACTGAGAGCTTGACCTCTCCGTCCGAGGACGAAGATCCTCTGTGCCAGTCGGTGCCAGTCATTGGGTGCCAGGCTGCTGTCTTCATACCCACCCAGCCTGCCAGACTGGCCATCATCCACCACAATGAGCGCCCAAACAACAAAGTCCTCTCTGTCTTTGATGTCAGCATTAAGAAGACGAAGTACAAGTCTGAGATACAGG TCCAGCAGGTGGAGTCCTTCCCCTTGACACTCAACACCAGGTCCTCACACATCCATTTAGAGGCCAAGGACAGCAACTGCTTAGTGTTGGCAGCTGACCAGGAGCTGTGGGTCTACTCTCTGAAAGGAGCCTTGCTCGCCAGCTTTAAAGAGCATACGCTGCCTATCTCCTCTATGTGTGTG GACAGCTTCCGTGTGGTGACAGCATCTCAGGACCTCTCCTTACGGGTGCTGACATGGAGAAATGACGGAGACCGTGGGCTGACCCTGGAGAGTCGGTATAACTTACTGGGAGGCTCTCATACAATGTCCAG AGGGTTCACTCACGTCGCCTGTGACTACTCCAGCATCGTGGCCTCGGTGGAAGGGAAAGATGGGAAAGATGTCCTAAAAGCGTATTCTTTCACTTCCTGA
- the wnt7ab gene encoding protein Wnt-7a has protein sequence MLFVILEFLWSYLRCDRSENKRSELFISHRSLHETESRAAMSRRTRRWILRVLLCLGIVYLKIGGFSSVVALGASIICNKIPGLAPRQRIICQSRPDAIIVIGEGAQMGINECQFQFKNGRWNCSALGERTVFGKELKVGSKEAAFTYAIIAAGVAHAITAACTQGNLSDCSCDKEKQGFYSVDQGWKWGGCSADISYGLGFSKVFIDAREVKQNARTLMNLHNNEVGRKILEKNMQLECKCHGVSGSCTTKTCWTTLPKFRELGYILKEKYAHAVHVEPVKASRNKRPKFLKIKKPYSYRKPMDTDLVYIDKSPNYCEADPLTGSLGTQGRVCNKTMMQHISGCDLMCCGRGYNTHQYSRVWQCNCKFLWCCYVKCNTCSERTEVYTCK, from the exons atgcttttcgTCATTTTGGAGTTCCTCTGGAGTTACCTGCGCTGTGATCGATCGGAGAATAAGCGAAGCGAGTTATTCATCAGCCACAGATCGTTGCATGAAACTGAGAGCCGGGCCGCAATGAGTCGGAGAACACGACGCTGGATTTTAAGAGTTTTACTTTGTCTTGGGATTGTTTATTTGAAAATTGG TGGCTTCTCGTCGGTGGTGGCCCTAGGTGCGAGCATAATCTGTAACAAGATCCCCGGTTTGGCCCCCAGACAACGGATTATCTGCCAGAGTCGCCCCGATGCCATTATCGTCATCGGAGAGGGAGCCCAAATGGGCATCAACGAGTGTCAGTTTCAGTTCAAAAACGGGCGCTGGAACTGCTCTGCGCTTGGAGAGAGGACAGTCTTCGGAAAAGAGTTGAAAGTGG GCAGTAAAGAAGCTGCGTTCACCTACGCCATCATCGCAGCAGGGGTGGCCCATGCCATCACGGCGGCCTGCACGCAGGGCAACCTGAGCGACTGCAGCTGCGACAAGGAGAAGCAGGGTTTCTACAGCGTAGACCAGGGCTGGAAGTGGGGAGGCTGCTCGGCTGACATCAGCTACGGCCTGGGCTTCTCCAAAGTGTTCATCGACGCTCGGGAGGTCAAACAGAACGCCAGGACGCTCATGAACCTCCATAACAACGAGGTGGGACGCAAG ATCCTGGAGAAGAACATGCAACTGGAATGCAAGTGTCATGGCGTCTCGGGCTCCTGCACCACCAAAACCTGCTGGACTACACTTCCCAAGTTCCGCGAGCTTGGCTACATTCTCAAGGAGAAGTATGCCCATGCGGTGCACGTGGAACCGGTCAAAGCCAGCCGTAACAAGCGCCCTAAATTCCTCAAGATCAAGAAGCCTTACTCCTACCGGAAGCCCATGGATACAGACCTGGTGTACATAGACAAGTCGCCTAACTACTGTGAGGCGGATCCTTTGACGGGGAGCTTGGGGACGCAGGGCCGGGTGTGCAACAAGACTATGATGCAGCACATCAGCGGCTGCGACCTCATGTGCTGCGGCCGGGGATACAACACACACCAGTACTCTCGCGTGTGGCAGTGCAACTGCAAGTTCCTGTGGTGCTGCTACGTTAAATGCAACACCTGCAGTGAGAGGACAGAGGTGTACACATGCAAATGA